In Toxotes jaculatrix isolate fToxJac2 chromosome 11, fToxJac2.pri, whole genome shotgun sequence, a single genomic region encodes these proteins:
- the lrrfip2 gene encoding leucine-rich repeat flightless-interacting protein 2 isoform X3 encodes MGTQGCGRKRAPLKDRFSAEDEALSSIAREAEARLAAKRAARAEARDIRMRELERQQKELSYHSSGSSSRKWGQIHQWMADTEKARASSSSRASSRHHRGLDDDVMSVRSYRSTSSAIRDLGSSKSRSSSRRKDALSDGLSSSSTLKSSRSTSSVYSDLHGHKKASSSSSKKDLLTGLYHDQRNYTSLTKTKPTPPPSTSTYQPRATSSLSSATGTGLSRSYSTASIYDDTGLYGSGYSSRAPSEYSWYSSGASSTRTSPASSSDDDTVSSVSQERFNRGRRDSASSDFSDISESAADYFSRSNRRGSIVSDLDDLSIPDLDALDEKCDKQYSDYSRPSSRCATPGLSAATLASLGGTSSRRGSADTGSVYDPDTSLSELRDIYELKDQIQDVEGRYMQGLKELKESLAEVEEKYKKAMVSNAQLDNDKANLIYQVDTLKDVIEEMEEQTAEMRRELEDKSKELERQKHTCTVLQHKQEELKEGIRQRDELIEKHGLVIIPDGTPNGDVNHEPLSSGITVVSQEAAQVLESAGEGPLDVRLRKLAEEKDELLAQIRKLKNQLEEERQKHSKVDSAYTDGERMENGTDLHFIEMQRDANRQISEYKFKLSKAEQEMGTMEQNINRLEGQVSRYKAAADNSEKIEDELKAEKRKLQRELRTALDKIEEMEMTNNHLVKRLEKMKANRNALLSQQ; translated from the exons ATGGGGACACAGGGCTGTGGTAGAAAGCGTGCCCCTCTGAAAGATCGGTTCTCAGCAGAGGATGAGGCCTTGAGTAGCATCGCCCGAGAG GCGGAGGCGAGGCTGGCAGCGAAGAGGGCGGCTCGGGCGGAGGCCAGGGATATTCGAATGAGGGAACTTGAACGGCAGCAGAAAGAG CTTTCTTACCACTCATCTGGCAGTAGCAGCAGAAAATGGGGTCAGATCCACCAGTGGATG GCTGACACAGAAAAAGCCAGAGCCTCTAGTAGTAGTAGAGCCAGCAGTCGTCACCACCGG GGGCTGGATGATGATGTCATGTCAGTCCGCAGCTACAGA tCAACTTCATCAGCAATACGAGACTTGGGCTCTAGTAAAAGTCGATCCAGTTCCCGTAGAAAAGATGCCTTG TCTGATggcctctcctccagctccactcTCAAGAGTTCCCGCTctact AGTTCTGTGTACAGTGACCTACATGGCCATAAAAAGGCTTCATCCAGCTCCTCGAAGAAGGACCTGCTG ACCGGTCTGTACCATGATCAAAGGAACTACACCAGCCTAACGAAGACCAAACCAACACCTCCGCCCTCCACTTCCACCTATCAGCCGCGG GCCACCTCTTCCTTGTCTTCCGCCACTGGTACGGGGCTGTCTCGCAGCTACAGCACG GCCTCTATTTACGACGACACTGGTCTTTACGGCTCGGGCTACAGTTCAAGAGCT CCCTCTGAATACAGCTGGTACTCCTCTGGAGCCAGCTCCACTCGCACCAGCCCCGCG TCTTCCTCAGATGATGACACTGTCAGCAGCGTGTCCCAGGAGCGCTTCAACAGAGGCCGCAGGGACAGTGCG TCATCTGACTTCTCGGACATTAGTGAGTCGGCTGCTGATTATTTCAGCCGCTCCAACCGGAGGGGCAGTATTGTGTCTGACCTCGATGATTTGAGCATTCCAGATCTGGACGCT ctgGATGAAAAATGTGACAAGCAGTATTCAGATTATAGTCGG CCGTCTTCTCGCTGTGCCACTCCGGGCCTCTCAGCAGCCACCCTGGCGTCTCTGGGTGGCACCTCGTCACGGCGGGGCAGCGCAGACACCGGTAGCGTCTATGACCCGGACACCAGTCTGAGTGAACTTAGG GATATCTATGAACTAAAGGACCAGATTCAGGATGTAGAAGGGCGGTACATGCAAGGGCTTAAAGAGCTGAAG GAGTCGCTcgcagaggtggaggagaagtaTAAGAAAGCCATGGTATCGAACGCACAGCTGGATAACGACAAAGCCAACCTCATCTATCAAGTGGACACACTAAAGGACGTCatagaggagatggaggagcaaacggcagagatgaggagggagCTGGAAGACAAGTCGAAG GAACTAGAAAGACAAAAGCACACATGTACAGTCCTGCAGCATAAACAAGAAGAACTGAAAGAGGGAATCCGCCAGCGAGATGAGCTTATAGAG AAACATGGACTGGTCATCATCCCAGACGGCACACCAAACGGAGATGTCAACCATGAGCCTCTGTCCTCAGGGATCACTGTGGTCTCCCAGGAGGCCGCCCAGGTGCTGGAGTCTGCAGGAGAAGGCCCACTGG ATGTCAGGCTACGGAAGCTGGCAGAGGAGAAGGATGAACTGCTGGCTCAGATCAGGAAGCTGAAGaatcagctggaggaggagagacagaaacactcaAAGGTGGACAGTGCGTACACAGACGGCGAGAGGATGGAGAACGGTACAGACCTACACTTCATTGAGATGCAGA gAGATGCCAACAGACAGATTAGTGAATACAAATTCAAGCTTTCTAAGGCAGAGCAGGAAATGGGTACAATGGAACAAAAT ATTAACAGACTTGAAGGGCAAGTGTCCAGGTACAAGGCAGCAGCAGATAACTCAGAGAAAATAGAAGACGAACTCAAAGCAGAAAAACGGAAACTTCAAAGAGAG CTGCGCACAGCTCTAGATAAGATCGAGGAGATGGAAATGACCAACAACCACCTAGTAAAGCGCCTCGAGAAGATGAAGGCCAACAGGAACGCCCTTCTGTCACAGCAGTGA
- the lrrfip2 gene encoding leucine-rich repeat flightless-interacting protein 2 isoform X1: protein MGTQGCGRKRAPLKDRFSAEDEALSSIAREAEARLAAKRAARAEARDIRMRELERQQKELSYHSSGSSSRKWGQIHQWMADTEKARASSSSRASSRHHRGLDDDVMSVRSYRSTSSAIRDLGSSKSRSSSRRKDALSDGLSSSSTLKSSRSTSSVYSDLHGHKKASSSSSKKDLLTGLYHDQRNYTSLTKTKPTPPPSTSTYQPRATSSLSSATGTGLSRSYSTASIYDDTGLYGSGYSSRAPSEYSWYSSGASSTRTSPASSSDDDTVSSVSQERFNRGRRDSASSDFSDISESAADYFSRSNRRGSIVSDLDDLSIPDLDALDEKCDKQYSDYSRPSSRCATPGLSAATLASLGGTSSRRGSADTGSVYDPDTSLSELRDIYELKDQIQDVEGRYMQGLKELKESLAEVEEKYKKAMVSNAQLDNDKANLIYQVDTLKDVIEEMEEQTAEMRRELEDKSKELERQKHTCTVLQHKQEELKEGIRQRDELIEESQRMQTKLDALTREVFDLQETINWKDKKIGALERQKEYFDCIRNERDELRDELADIKEKAKAGEKHGLVIIPDGTPNGDVNHEPLSSGITVVSQEAAQVLESAGEGPLDVRLRKLAEEKDELLAQIRKLKNQLEEERQKHSKVDSAYTDGERMENGTDLHFIEMQRDANRQISEYKFKLSKAEQEMGTMEQNINRLEGQVSRYKAAADNSEKIEDELKAEKRKLQRELRTALDKIEEMEMTNNHLVKRLEKMKANRNALLSQQ from the exons ATGGGGACACAGGGCTGTGGTAGAAAGCGTGCCCCTCTGAAAGATCGGTTCTCAGCAGAGGATGAGGCCTTGAGTAGCATCGCCCGAGAG GCGGAGGCGAGGCTGGCAGCGAAGAGGGCGGCTCGGGCGGAGGCCAGGGATATTCGAATGAGGGAACTTGAACGGCAGCAGAAAGAG CTTTCTTACCACTCATCTGGCAGTAGCAGCAGAAAATGGGGTCAGATCCACCAGTGGATG GCTGACACAGAAAAAGCCAGAGCCTCTAGTAGTAGTAGAGCCAGCAGTCGTCACCACCGG GGGCTGGATGATGATGTCATGTCAGTCCGCAGCTACAGA tCAACTTCATCAGCAATACGAGACTTGGGCTCTAGTAAAAGTCGATCCAGTTCCCGTAGAAAAGATGCCTTG TCTGATggcctctcctccagctccactcTCAAGAGTTCCCGCTctact AGTTCTGTGTACAGTGACCTACATGGCCATAAAAAGGCTTCATCCAGCTCCTCGAAGAAGGACCTGCTG ACCGGTCTGTACCATGATCAAAGGAACTACACCAGCCTAACGAAGACCAAACCAACACCTCCGCCCTCCACTTCCACCTATCAGCCGCGG GCCACCTCTTCCTTGTCTTCCGCCACTGGTACGGGGCTGTCTCGCAGCTACAGCACG GCCTCTATTTACGACGACACTGGTCTTTACGGCTCGGGCTACAGTTCAAGAGCT CCCTCTGAATACAGCTGGTACTCCTCTGGAGCCAGCTCCACTCGCACCAGCCCCGCG TCTTCCTCAGATGATGACACTGTCAGCAGCGTGTCCCAGGAGCGCTTCAACAGAGGCCGCAGGGACAGTGCG TCATCTGACTTCTCGGACATTAGTGAGTCGGCTGCTGATTATTTCAGCCGCTCCAACCGGAGGGGCAGTATTGTGTCTGACCTCGATGATTTGAGCATTCCAGATCTGGACGCT ctgGATGAAAAATGTGACAAGCAGTATTCAGATTATAGTCGG CCGTCTTCTCGCTGTGCCACTCCGGGCCTCTCAGCAGCCACCCTGGCGTCTCTGGGTGGCACCTCGTCACGGCGGGGCAGCGCAGACACCGGTAGCGTCTATGACCCGGACACCAGTCTGAGTGAACTTAGG GATATCTATGAACTAAAGGACCAGATTCAGGATGTAGAAGGGCGGTACATGCAAGGGCTTAAAGAGCTGAAG GAGTCGCTcgcagaggtggaggagaagtaTAAGAAAGCCATGGTATCGAACGCACAGCTGGATAACGACAAAGCCAACCTCATCTATCAAGTGGACACACTAAAGGACGTCatagaggagatggaggagcaaacggcagagatgaggagggagCTGGAAGACAAGTCGAAG GAACTAGAAAGACAAAAGCACACATGTACAGTCCTGCAGCATAAACAAGAAGAACTGAAAGAGGGAATCCGCCAGCGAGATGAGCTTATAGAG GAGAGCCAGCGAATGCAGACTAAGTTAGATGCCCTCACCAGAGAGGTGTTTGACCTGCAGGAAACTATAAACTGGAAGGACAAAAAGATCGGG GCCctagagaggcagaaagagtaCTTTGATTGCATTAGGAATGAGAGAGATGAGCTCAGAGATGAGCTCGCTGACATCAAGGAGAAGGCCAAAGCAGGAGAG AAACATGGACTGGTCATCATCCCAGACGGCACACCAAACGGAGATGTCAACCATGAGCCTCTGTCCTCAGGGATCACTGTGGTCTCCCAGGAGGCCGCCCAGGTGCTGGAGTCTGCAGGAGAAGGCCCACTGG ATGTCAGGCTACGGAAGCTGGCAGAGGAGAAGGATGAACTGCTGGCTCAGATCAGGAAGCTGAAGaatcagctggaggaggagagacagaaacactcaAAGGTGGACAGTGCGTACACAGACGGCGAGAGGATGGAGAACGGTACAGACCTACACTTCATTGAGATGCAGA gAGATGCCAACAGACAGATTAGTGAATACAAATTCAAGCTTTCTAAGGCAGAGCAGGAAATGGGTACAATGGAACAAAAT ATTAACAGACTTGAAGGGCAAGTGTCCAGGTACAAGGCAGCAGCAGATAACTCAGAGAAAATAGAAGACGAACTCAAAGCAGAAAAACGGAAACTTCAAAGAGAG CTGCGCACAGCTCTAGATAAGATCGAGGAGATGGAAATGACCAACAACCACCTAGTAAAGCGCCTCGAGAAGATGAAGGCCAACAGGAACGCCCTTCTGTCACAGCAGTGA
- the lrrfip2 gene encoding leucine-rich repeat flightless-interacting protein 2 isoform X2, producing the protein MGTQGCGRKRAPLKDRFSAEDEALSSIAREAEARLAAKRAARAEARDIRMRELERQQKELSYHSSGSSSRKWGQIHQWMADTEKARASSSSRASSRHHRGLDDDVMSVRSYRSTSSAIRDLGSSKSRSSSRRKDALSDGLSSSSTLKSSRSTSSVYSDLHGHKKASSSSSKKDLLTGLYHDQRNYTSLTKTKPTPPPSTSTYQPRATSSLSSATGTGLSRSYSTASIYDDTGLYGSGYSSRAPSEYSWYSSGASSTRTSPASSSDDDTVSSVSQERFNRGRRDSASSDFSDISESAADYFSRSNRRGSIVSDLDDLSIPDLDALDEKCDKQYSDYSRPSSRCATPGLSAATLASLGGTSSRRGSADTGSVYDPDTSLSELRESLAEVEEKYKKAMVSNAQLDNDKANLIYQVDTLKDVIEEMEEQTAEMRRELEDKSKELERQKHTCTVLQHKQEELKEGIRQRDELIEESQRMQTKLDALTREVFDLQETINWKDKKIGALERQKEYFDCIRNERDELRDELADIKEKAKAGEKHGLVIIPDGTPNGDVNHEPLSSGITVVSQEAAQVLESAGEGPLDVRLRKLAEEKDELLAQIRKLKNQLEEERQKHSKVDSAYTDGERMENGTDLHFIEMQRDANRQISEYKFKLSKAEQEMGTMEQNINRLEGQVSRYKAAADNSEKIEDELKAEKRKLQRELRTALDKIEEMEMTNNHLVKRLEKMKANRNALLSQQ; encoded by the exons ATGGGGACACAGGGCTGTGGTAGAAAGCGTGCCCCTCTGAAAGATCGGTTCTCAGCAGAGGATGAGGCCTTGAGTAGCATCGCCCGAGAG GCGGAGGCGAGGCTGGCAGCGAAGAGGGCGGCTCGGGCGGAGGCCAGGGATATTCGAATGAGGGAACTTGAACGGCAGCAGAAAGAG CTTTCTTACCACTCATCTGGCAGTAGCAGCAGAAAATGGGGTCAGATCCACCAGTGGATG GCTGACACAGAAAAAGCCAGAGCCTCTAGTAGTAGTAGAGCCAGCAGTCGTCACCACCGG GGGCTGGATGATGATGTCATGTCAGTCCGCAGCTACAGA tCAACTTCATCAGCAATACGAGACTTGGGCTCTAGTAAAAGTCGATCCAGTTCCCGTAGAAAAGATGCCTTG TCTGATggcctctcctccagctccactcTCAAGAGTTCCCGCTctact AGTTCTGTGTACAGTGACCTACATGGCCATAAAAAGGCTTCATCCAGCTCCTCGAAGAAGGACCTGCTG ACCGGTCTGTACCATGATCAAAGGAACTACACCAGCCTAACGAAGACCAAACCAACACCTCCGCCCTCCACTTCCACCTATCAGCCGCGG GCCACCTCTTCCTTGTCTTCCGCCACTGGTACGGGGCTGTCTCGCAGCTACAGCACG GCCTCTATTTACGACGACACTGGTCTTTACGGCTCGGGCTACAGTTCAAGAGCT CCCTCTGAATACAGCTGGTACTCCTCTGGAGCCAGCTCCACTCGCACCAGCCCCGCG TCTTCCTCAGATGATGACACTGTCAGCAGCGTGTCCCAGGAGCGCTTCAACAGAGGCCGCAGGGACAGTGCG TCATCTGACTTCTCGGACATTAGTGAGTCGGCTGCTGATTATTTCAGCCGCTCCAACCGGAGGGGCAGTATTGTGTCTGACCTCGATGATTTGAGCATTCCAGATCTGGACGCT ctgGATGAAAAATGTGACAAGCAGTATTCAGATTATAGTCGG CCGTCTTCTCGCTGTGCCACTCCGGGCCTCTCAGCAGCCACCCTGGCGTCTCTGGGTGGCACCTCGTCACGGCGGGGCAGCGCAGACACCGGTAGCGTCTATGACCCGGACACCAGTCTGAGTGAACTTAGG GAGTCGCTcgcagaggtggaggagaagtaTAAGAAAGCCATGGTATCGAACGCACAGCTGGATAACGACAAAGCCAACCTCATCTATCAAGTGGACACACTAAAGGACGTCatagaggagatggaggagcaaacggcagagatgaggagggagCTGGAAGACAAGTCGAAG GAACTAGAAAGACAAAAGCACACATGTACAGTCCTGCAGCATAAACAAGAAGAACTGAAAGAGGGAATCCGCCAGCGAGATGAGCTTATAGAG GAGAGCCAGCGAATGCAGACTAAGTTAGATGCCCTCACCAGAGAGGTGTTTGACCTGCAGGAAACTATAAACTGGAAGGACAAAAAGATCGGG GCCctagagaggcagaaagagtaCTTTGATTGCATTAGGAATGAGAGAGATGAGCTCAGAGATGAGCTCGCTGACATCAAGGAGAAGGCCAAAGCAGGAGAG AAACATGGACTGGTCATCATCCCAGACGGCACACCAAACGGAGATGTCAACCATGAGCCTCTGTCCTCAGGGATCACTGTGGTCTCCCAGGAGGCCGCCCAGGTGCTGGAGTCTGCAGGAGAAGGCCCACTGG ATGTCAGGCTACGGAAGCTGGCAGAGGAGAAGGATGAACTGCTGGCTCAGATCAGGAAGCTGAAGaatcagctggaggaggagagacagaaacactcaAAGGTGGACAGTGCGTACACAGACGGCGAGAGGATGGAGAACGGTACAGACCTACACTTCATTGAGATGCAGA gAGATGCCAACAGACAGATTAGTGAATACAAATTCAAGCTTTCTAAGGCAGAGCAGGAAATGGGTACAATGGAACAAAAT ATTAACAGACTTGAAGGGCAAGTGTCCAGGTACAAGGCAGCAGCAGATAACTCAGAGAAAATAGAAGACGAACTCAAAGCAGAAAAACGGAAACTTCAAAGAGAG CTGCGCACAGCTCTAGATAAGATCGAGGAGATGGAAATGACCAACAACCACCTAGTAAAGCGCCTCGAGAAGATGAAGGCCAACAGGAACGCCCTTCTGTCACAGCAGTGA
- the lrrfip2 gene encoding leucine-rich repeat flightless-interacting protein 2 isoform X5: MGTQGCGRKRAPLKDRFSAEDEALSSIAREAEARLAAKRAARAEARDIRMRELERQQKELDEKCDKQYSDYSRPSSRCATPGLSAATLASLGGTSSRRGSADTGSVYDPDTSLSELRESLAEVEEKYKKAMVSNAQLDNDKANLIYQVDTLKDVIEEMEEQTAEMRRELEDKSKELERQKHTCTVLQHKQEELKEGIRQRDELIEESQRMQTKLDALTREVFDLQETINWKDKKIGALERQKEYFDCIRNERDELRDELADIKEKAKAGEKHGLVIIPDGTPNGDVNHEPLSSGITVVSQEAAQVLESAGEGPLDVRLRKLAEEKDELLAQIRKLKNQLEEERQKHSKVDSAYTDGERMENGTDLHFIEMQRDANRQISEYKFKLSKAEQEMGTMEQNINRLEGQVSRYKAAADNSEKIEDELKAEKRKLQRELRTALDKIEEMEMTNNHLVKRLEKMKANRNALLSQQ, translated from the exons ATGGGGACACAGGGCTGTGGTAGAAAGCGTGCCCCTCTGAAAGATCGGTTCTCAGCAGAGGATGAGGCCTTGAGTAGCATCGCCCGAGAG GCGGAGGCGAGGCTGGCAGCGAAGAGGGCGGCTCGGGCGGAGGCCAGGGATATTCGAATGAGGGAACTTGAACGGCAGCAGAAAGAG ctgGATGAAAAATGTGACAAGCAGTATTCAGATTATAGTCGG CCGTCTTCTCGCTGTGCCACTCCGGGCCTCTCAGCAGCCACCCTGGCGTCTCTGGGTGGCACCTCGTCACGGCGGGGCAGCGCAGACACCGGTAGCGTCTATGACCCGGACACCAGTCTGAGTGAACTTAGG GAGTCGCTcgcagaggtggaggagaagtaTAAGAAAGCCATGGTATCGAACGCACAGCTGGATAACGACAAAGCCAACCTCATCTATCAAGTGGACACACTAAAGGACGTCatagaggagatggaggagcaaacggcagagatgaggagggagCTGGAAGACAAGTCGAAG GAACTAGAAAGACAAAAGCACACATGTACAGTCCTGCAGCATAAACAAGAAGAACTGAAAGAGGGAATCCGCCAGCGAGATGAGCTTATAGAG GAGAGCCAGCGAATGCAGACTAAGTTAGATGCCCTCACCAGAGAGGTGTTTGACCTGCAGGAAACTATAAACTGGAAGGACAAAAAGATCGGG GCCctagagaggcagaaagagtaCTTTGATTGCATTAGGAATGAGAGAGATGAGCTCAGAGATGAGCTCGCTGACATCAAGGAGAAGGCCAAAGCAGGAGAG AAACATGGACTGGTCATCATCCCAGACGGCACACCAAACGGAGATGTCAACCATGAGCCTCTGTCCTCAGGGATCACTGTGGTCTCCCAGGAGGCCGCCCAGGTGCTGGAGTCTGCAGGAGAAGGCCCACTGG ATGTCAGGCTACGGAAGCTGGCAGAGGAGAAGGATGAACTGCTGGCTCAGATCAGGAAGCTGAAGaatcagctggaggaggagagacagaaacactcaAAGGTGGACAGTGCGTACACAGACGGCGAGAGGATGGAGAACGGTACAGACCTACACTTCATTGAGATGCAGA gAGATGCCAACAGACAGATTAGTGAATACAAATTCAAGCTTTCTAAGGCAGAGCAGGAAATGGGTACAATGGAACAAAAT ATTAACAGACTTGAAGGGCAAGTGTCCAGGTACAAGGCAGCAGCAGATAACTCAGAGAAAATAGAAGACGAACTCAAAGCAGAAAAACGGAAACTTCAAAGAGAG CTGCGCACAGCTCTAGATAAGATCGAGGAGATGGAAATGACCAACAACCACCTAGTAAAGCGCCTCGAGAAGATGAAGGCCAACAGGAACGCCCTTCTGTCACAGCAGTGA
- the lrrfip2 gene encoding leucine-rich repeat flightless-interacting protein 2 isoform X6, with protein sequence MGTQGCGRKRAPLKDRFSAEDEALSSIAREAEARLAAKRAARAEARDIRMRELERQQKELDEKCDKQYSDYSRPSSRCATPGLSAATLASLGGTSSRRGSADTGSVYDPDTSLSELRDIYELKDQIQDVEGRYMQGLKELKESLAEVEEKYKKAMVSNAQLDNDKANLIYQVDTLKDVIEEMEEQTAEMRRELEDKSKELERQKHTCTVLQHKQEELKEGIRQRDELIEKHGLVIIPDGTPNGDVNHEPLSSGITVVSQEAAQVLESAGEGPLDVRLRKLAEEKDELLAQIRKLKNQLEEERQKHSKVDSAYTDGERMENGTDLHFIEMQRDANRQISEYKFKLSKAEQEMGTMEQNINRLEGQVSRYKAAADNSEKIEDELKAEKRKLQRELRTALDKIEEMEMTNNHLVKRLEKMKANRNALLSQQ encoded by the exons ATGGGGACACAGGGCTGTGGTAGAAAGCGTGCCCCTCTGAAAGATCGGTTCTCAGCAGAGGATGAGGCCTTGAGTAGCATCGCCCGAGAG GCGGAGGCGAGGCTGGCAGCGAAGAGGGCGGCTCGGGCGGAGGCCAGGGATATTCGAATGAGGGAACTTGAACGGCAGCAGAAAGAG ctgGATGAAAAATGTGACAAGCAGTATTCAGATTATAGTCGG CCGTCTTCTCGCTGTGCCACTCCGGGCCTCTCAGCAGCCACCCTGGCGTCTCTGGGTGGCACCTCGTCACGGCGGGGCAGCGCAGACACCGGTAGCGTCTATGACCCGGACACCAGTCTGAGTGAACTTAGG GATATCTATGAACTAAAGGACCAGATTCAGGATGTAGAAGGGCGGTACATGCAAGGGCTTAAAGAGCTGAAG GAGTCGCTcgcagaggtggaggagaagtaTAAGAAAGCCATGGTATCGAACGCACAGCTGGATAACGACAAAGCCAACCTCATCTATCAAGTGGACACACTAAAGGACGTCatagaggagatggaggagcaaacggcagagatgaggagggagCTGGAAGACAAGTCGAAG GAACTAGAAAGACAAAAGCACACATGTACAGTCCTGCAGCATAAACAAGAAGAACTGAAAGAGGGAATCCGCCAGCGAGATGAGCTTATAGAG AAACATGGACTGGTCATCATCCCAGACGGCACACCAAACGGAGATGTCAACCATGAGCCTCTGTCCTCAGGGATCACTGTGGTCTCCCAGGAGGCCGCCCAGGTGCTGGAGTCTGCAGGAGAAGGCCCACTGG ATGTCAGGCTACGGAAGCTGGCAGAGGAGAAGGATGAACTGCTGGCTCAGATCAGGAAGCTGAAGaatcagctggaggaggagagacagaaacactcaAAGGTGGACAGTGCGTACACAGACGGCGAGAGGATGGAGAACGGTACAGACCTACACTTCATTGAGATGCAGA gAGATGCCAACAGACAGATTAGTGAATACAAATTCAAGCTTTCTAAGGCAGAGCAGGAAATGGGTACAATGGAACAAAAT ATTAACAGACTTGAAGGGCAAGTGTCCAGGTACAAGGCAGCAGCAGATAACTCAGAGAAAATAGAAGACGAACTCAAAGCAGAAAAACGGAAACTTCAAAGAGAG CTGCGCACAGCTCTAGATAAGATCGAGGAGATGGAAATGACCAACAACCACCTAGTAAAGCGCCTCGAGAAGATGAAGGCCAACAGGAACGCCCTTCTGTCACAGCAGTGA
- the lrrfip2 gene encoding leucine-rich repeat flightless-interacting protein 2 isoform X7 — protein MGTQGCGRKRAPLKDRFSAEDEALSSIAREAEARLAAKRAARAEARDIRMRELERQQKELDEKCDKQYSDYSRPSSRCATPGLSAATLASLGGTSSRRGSADTGSVYDPDTSLSELRESLAEVEEKYKKAMVSNAQLDNDKANLIYQVDTLKDVIEEMEEQTAEMRRELEDKSKELERQKHTCTVLQHKQEELKEGIRQRDELIEKHGLVIIPDGTPNGDVNHEPLSSGITVVSQEAAQVLESAGEGPLDVRLRKLAEEKDELLAQIRKLKNQLEEERQKHSKVDSAYTDGERMENGTDLHFIEMQRDANRQISEYKFKLSKAEQEMGTMEQNINRLEGQVSRYKAAADNSEKIEDELKAEKRKLQRELRTALDKIEEMEMTNNHLVKRLEKMKANRNALLSQQ, from the exons ATGGGGACACAGGGCTGTGGTAGAAAGCGTGCCCCTCTGAAAGATCGGTTCTCAGCAGAGGATGAGGCCTTGAGTAGCATCGCCCGAGAG GCGGAGGCGAGGCTGGCAGCGAAGAGGGCGGCTCGGGCGGAGGCCAGGGATATTCGAATGAGGGAACTTGAACGGCAGCAGAAAGAG ctgGATGAAAAATGTGACAAGCAGTATTCAGATTATAGTCGG CCGTCTTCTCGCTGTGCCACTCCGGGCCTCTCAGCAGCCACCCTGGCGTCTCTGGGTGGCACCTCGTCACGGCGGGGCAGCGCAGACACCGGTAGCGTCTATGACCCGGACACCAGTCTGAGTGAACTTAGG GAGTCGCTcgcagaggtggaggagaagtaTAAGAAAGCCATGGTATCGAACGCACAGCTGGATAACGACAAAGCCAACCTCATCTATCAAGTGGACACACTAAAGGACGTCatagaggagatggaggagcaaacggcagagatgaggagggagCTGGAAGACAAGTCGAAG GAACTAGAAAGACAAAAGCACACATGTACAGTCCTGCAGCATAAACAAGAAGAACTGAAAGAGGGAATCCGCCAGCGAGATGAGCTTATAGAG AAACATGGACTGGTCATCATCCCAGACGGCACACCAAACGGAGATGTCAACCATGAGCCTCTGTCCTCAGGGATCACTGTGGTCTCCCAGGAGGCCGCCCAGGTGCTGGAGTCTGCAGGAGAAGGCCCACTGG ATGTCAGGCTACGGAAGCTGGCAGAGGAGAAGGATGAACTGCTGGCTCAGATCAGGAAGCTGAAGaatcagctggaggaggagagacagaaacactcaAAGGTGGACAGTGCGTACACAGACGGCGAGAGGATGGAGAACGGTACAGACCTACACTTCATTGAGATGCAGA gAGATGCCAACAGACAGATTAGTGAATACAAATTCAAGCTTTCTAAGGCAGAGCAGGAAATGGGTACAATGGAACAAAAT ATTAACAGACTTGAAGGGCAAGTGTCCAGGTACAAGGCAGCAGCAGATAACTCAGAGAAAATAGAAGACGAACTCAAAGCAGAAAAACGGAAACTTCAAAGAGAG CTGCGCACAGCTCTAGATAAGATCGAGGAGATGGAAATGACCAACAACCACCTAGTAAAGCGCCTCGAGAAGATGAAGGCCAACAGGAACGCCCTTCTGTCACAGCAGTGA